The Acidobacteriota bacterium sequence GCAGCGGCGCGAATCCCGCGGGAACGCGCTTCTCGGTGGAACCGAGGATGATGAAGAGGAAGAACATCGTCATGACGATCTCGGTGACGAGCCCGGCCGTCAGCGAGTAGCCGCCGGGGGAATGAGCTCCGTACCCGTTCGCCGCGAACCCGTGGGCGACGTCGAAACCGGGAGCCCCACCCGCGATGACGAGGAGGACCCCCCCGGCCGCCACCGCCCCGAGCACCTGGGCGCCGATGTACGACCCCAGCTTCGCCGACGGAAAGCGCCCCGCGGCCCAGAGGCCAATCGACACGGCCGGGTTGAGATGGCACCCCGAGACGTGGCCGATCGCGTACGCCATCGTCAGCACCGTCAGCCCGAAGGCGCACGAGACGCCGAGAAGCCCGATGCCGACACCCGGAAACGCCGCCGCGAGCATCGCGCTGCCGCAGCCGCCGAGAACCAGCCAGAAGGTCCCGAGGAACTCCGCGCTTGATTGTTTCATCCAATCCT is a genomic window containing:
- the aqpZ gene encoding aquaporin Z; translated protein: MKQSSAEFLGTFWLVLGGCGSAMLAAAFPGVGIGLLGVSCAFGLTVLTMAYAIGHVSGCHLNPAVSIGLWAAGRFPSAKLGSYIGAQVLGAVAAGGVLLVIAGGAPGFDVAHGFAANGYGAHSPGGYSLTAGLVTEIVMTMFFLFIILGSTEKRVPAGFAPLPIGLALTLIHLVSIPVTNTSVNPARSTGVAVFVGGWAMAQLWMFWVAPIVGALLGAMAYRFIRTEES